Proteins found in one Arachis stenosperma cultivar V10309 chromosome 8, arast.V10309.gnm1.PFL2, whole genome shotgun sequence genomic segment:
- the LOC130943751 gene encoding enoyl-CoA hydratase 2, peroxisomal produces MAVSSEFDPSLALSHKFPDTSHSYTERDAALYALGVGACAWDAVDSDELKYVYHENGQEFIKVLPTFAALFTFNSMPNGFVIPGLEYDPRLLLHGQQYIELYKPLPSNCHVNHKVCLAGLHDKAKAAILEFETKSYEKESGDLLSVNRTTVYLRGAGGFSKSSKPFSYTNYPRNQVPTVKIPENKPFSVFEDRTQPSQALVYRLSGDYNPLHSDPMIAKVAGFSQPILHGLCTLGFAVRAIIKCICKGDQDKIKSISGRFLLHVYPGETLVTEMWLEGSGVIYRTLVKERKRTVLSGYVELRGLTSSL; encoded by the exons ATGGCGGTTTCTTCCGAATTCGATCCTTCGCTTGCGCTTTCTCACAAGTTCCCCGAT ACTTCGCACTCTTATACCGAAAG AGATGCAGCGCTTTATGCATTAGGCGTTGGAGCTTGTGCCTGGGATGCTGTGGATTCAGATGAGCTTAAATATGTTTATCATGAAAACGGACAGGAGTTTATTAAG GTCTTACCTACATTTGCTGCTCTATTTACATTTAATTCCATGCCGAATGGTTTTGTTATCCCTGGCTTGGA ATATGATCCACGCCTTCTGCTGCATGGACAACAATACATAGAGTTGTACAAACCATTACCTTCCAACTGTCAT GTAAACCATAAAGTCTGTCTTGCAGGATTACATGATAAAG CTAAAGCGGCAATTTTGGAGTTTGAAACAAAAAGTTATGAGAAAGAGTCAGGTGACTTACTAAGCGTGAACAG GACAACTGTGTATCTGCGTGGTGCTGGTGGCTTCTCAAAGTCATCTAAACCATTTTCTTACACAAACTACCCTCGCAACCAGGTTCCAACTGTGAAAATTCCTGAAAATAAACCTTTTTCGGTGTTTGAGGATCGTACTCAACCATCTCAG GCATTGGTATATAGGCTATCCGGTGACTACAACCCTCTGCATTCAGATCCAATGATTGCAAAGGTTGCTGG ATTCTCGCAGCCGATATTGCATGGTTTATGCACATTAGGATTTGCAGTTAGAGCAATCATAAAATGCATATGCAAAGGGGATCAAGACAAAATAAAAAGCATATCAGGCCGTTTTCTCCTTCATGTCTATCCCGGTGAAACTCTAGTTACTGAGATGTGGCTTGAAGGCTCGGG GGTTATATATCGGACCTTGGTGAAAGAGCGAAAGCGCACAGTCCTTTCTGGCTACGTTGAACTGCGTGGATTGACATCGTCACTGTAA
- the LOC130945268 gene encoding uncharacterized protein LOC130945268: MSSQWLSKAFMKKICENPKIKLRSLIKKAHSKWNVDLTMTKAARVKQQALDEINGTYGEQYRKIHDYAAELLRSNPGSTVQIQVERPPKFELETPPLGTDLRPRFQRIYICLEACKRSFMVCRPMIGLDGCFIKTPYGGQLLTAIGWDPNDQILPIAYAVVEAETKDSWRWFLLNLCDDLGVDKIRWCIFMSDQQKGLIPTFDELLPGIDHRFCVRHLYSNFRKRFPGVQLKMMMWKAAKATYVQEWERRMKEIQQVDQGAYNHLMEIPAKYWSKSRFNYFPRVDTLVNNMCECFNSVIVEAREKPIVSMLEDIRVYLMNRWSDNRQSIVTYAGEILQKINKKIEREFDKGGEWLAIYAGRDKYEVSSSQGNRAKFVVDLNLHECSCRKFQLAGYPCEHAMSCIRKMCLDVKNYVNKCYRKETYVDCYQHVIYPLNGPNLWSRTENDDVLPPVFRKPIGCPKLRRNKTGDEPRNNGPLSKLARTGQQQKYSYCFALGHNKRTCPRKRKMEAAAKKNATAQSKKGAKKGAGTTRTPKPNKIPAKTTTQPATRVQPKRKSSTQVGGSQESQTSSKRARCSSSASQPQPSTATVTSPSKRTLRFMAKTPPRAWKALG, from the exons ATGAGTTCTCAGTGGCTAAGTAAGGCTTTTATGAAGAAGATCTGTGAAAACCCGAAAATCAAGTTGAGAAGTTTGATAAAGAAGGCTCATAGCAAGTGGAATGTGGATCTCACAATGACCAAAGCTGCCAGAGTGAAGCAGCAAGCCCTGGATGAAATTAATGGTACCTATGGAGAGCAATATAGGAAGATTCATGACTATGCTGCGGAGTTACTAAGGTCTAATCCAGGGTCCACTGTTCAGATACAAGTGGAGAGACCTCCTAAATTTGAGCTAGAGACACCACCTCTTGGTACGGACCTAAGACCACGATTTCAGAGGATCTATATCTGCTTGGAAGCTTGTAAACGGAGTTTCATGGTGTGCAGACCCATGATTGGCCTTGATGGATGCTTCATCAAGACTCCATATGGGGGTCAATTGCTAACAGCAATTGGATGGGACCCCAATGATCAGATCCTGCCAATTGCCTATGCTGTTGTTGAAGCAGAGACGAAAGATTCGTGGAGATGGTTTTTGTTGAATCTGTGTGATGATTTGGGAGTTGATAAGATCAGATGGTGTATATTCATGAGCGACCAACAAAAG GGATTGATTCCAACCTTTGATGAGTTGCTGCCTGGCATAGACCACCGTTTTTGTGTCAGGCACTTATATAGCAACTTCAGAAAAAGGTTCCCAGGTGTTCAGCTAAAGATGATGATGTGGAAGGCTGCAAAGGCAACATATGTCCAGGAATGGGAGAGGAGGATGAAGGAGATTCAGCAGGTTGATCAAGGAGCTTATAATCATCTCATGGAGATCCCTGCCAAGTATTGGAGCAAGTCCaggtttaattattttcctAGAGTTGATACACTTGTTAACAACATGTGTGAGTGTTTTAACTCTGTTATTGTAGAGGCTAGAGAGAAACCGATTGTGTCTATGCTAGAAGACATTAGGGTTTATCTAATGAATAGGTGGTCTGATAATAGGCAAAGTATAGTAACATATGCCGGAGAAATATtgcaaaaaataaacaagaaaattGAAAGGGAGTTTGATAAGGGTGGGGAGTGGCTGGCCATATATGCTGGTAGGGACAAATATGAAGTGTCTAGCAGTCAGGGTAATAGAGCCAAGTTTGTTGTGGACTTAAACTTACATGAGTGCTCCTGTAGAAAATTTCAACTAGCAGGTTACCCTTGTGAGCATGCCATGAGCTGCATTAGGAAAATGTGTCTAGATGTTAAGAACTATGTCAACAAGTGTTATAGGAAAGAGACCTACGTGGACTGCTACCAACATGTAATCTACCCACTGAATGGACCAAATCTCTGGTCCCGGACTGAGAATGATGATGTGCTGCCACCAGTGTTTAGGAAACCAATAGGGTGCCCAAAACTGAGGAGGAACAAGACTGGTGATGAGCCACGCAACAATGGACCACTGTCTAAGTTAGCCAGGACTGGACAGCAACAAAAATATTCATATTGTTTTGCACTTGGTCACAACAAAAGAACCTGCCCTAGAAAACGTAAGATGGAGGCCGCAGCAAAAAAG AATGCAACTGCACAATCCAAGAAAGGGGCCAAGAAAGGGGCTGGCACAACTAGGACTCCAAAACCCAACAAGATCCCTGCCAAGACAACAACACAGCCAGCAACAAGAGTTCAGCCAAAGAGGAAGAGCAGTACACAAGTTGGAGGAAGCCAGGAGTCACAGACATCATCCAAGAGAGCTAGATGCAGCAGCAGTGCCAGTCAACCACAACCATCAACAGCAACAGTCACTAGCCCATCTAAGAGGACCCTGAGGTTCATGGCAAAAACACCACCTAGGGCCTGGAAGGCATTGGGATGA